The Candidatus Eisenbacteria bacterium genome includes a region encoding these proteins:
- a CDS encoding S9 family peptidase, translating to MREQDLLRFRWIADPRISPDGSRVAYTLVSVDEGEDEYRTNLWLCDVPADEGPSRPRQLTFAGRDSQPRWSPDGTQLAFTRKPEGEGPPQVHVLPLAGGEPRALTSLGGGAHSPAWSPDGSRLVFLSGHNPEVDQPGRPKPKHAPARVVTRPEFRLNDEGFTDWEHLDHLWVLALSGGEPRQLTCGVRFKESAPEWSHDGRWILYLTDRREEPWFGVPLEHNDLRAISPDLAAPSDGAESVLVADIAGPLAPFAQGPEGRIAAIGGIRPEPPRSYDQNDLLLLQGAWPLRSAEVLTHGRDLAVGETTSSDQHPPRGGGALPLAFTSDGGLLFGYGLHGVTRAARFDLASGRLDDLTGPEDDVVCGSASADGSRLALTVGGHRTPGDLVVVDVSTRRRTVLHRPNEELMAGANLGEVEEFWCESFDGRRVQGWIVKPPGFDPAKKYPLVLEIHGGPHAAYGNAFFHEFRVLAAAGYVVVYMNPRGSTTYGQAFADCIQYAYPGDDFHDLMAAVDHVLARGYVDESRLGVTGGSGGGLLTNWIVARTNRFRAAVTQRCVSDWASMYYSSDFALLRPFWFRRAPFEDPLEYAQRSPATDLARVETPLMVIHSEEDWRTPIAQGEVMFRGLKQQRKPVVMVRFPGENHELSRSGAPSRRVQNQQHIRRWFDRWLKDVPAPEYGI from the coding sequence ATGCGCGAGCAGGACCTGCTGCGCTTTCGCTGGATCGCCGATCCGCGCATCTCTCCCGATGGCAGCCGCGTCGCCTACACGCTGGTCAGCGTGGACGAGGGCGAGGACGAGTACCGGACGAACCTGTGGCTGTGCGACGTGCCGGCCGATGAGGGCCCCTCGCGGCCGCGCCAGCTCACCTTCGCGGGGCGCGACAGCCAGCCCCGCTGGTCGCCGGACGGGACGCAACTCGCGTTCACGCGCAAGCCGGAAGGCGAGGGCCCGCCGCAGGTGCACGTGCTGCCGCTGGCCGGGGGGGAGCCGCGCGCGCTGACCTCGCTCGGGGGCGGCGCTCACTCGCCGGCATGGTCGCCCGACGGTTCGCGCCTCGTCTTTCTCTCCGGACACAACCCGGAAGTGGATCAGCCCGGGCGCCCGAAGCCGAAGCATGCTCCGGCCCGTGTCGTCACCCGGCCGGAGTTCCGACTCAACGACGAGGGCTTCACGGACTGGGAGCACCTCGATCACCTGTGGGTCTTGGCGCTCTCCGGCGGCGAGCCCCGCCAGCTCACCTGCGGCGTCCGGTTCAAGGAGTCGGCGCCGGAATGGTCGCACGACGGCCGCTGGATCCTCTACCTGACGGACCGGCGCGAGGAACCCTGGTTCGGCGTTCCGCTCGAGCACAACGACCTGCGCGCGATCTCGCCCGACCTCGCCGCTCCGAGCGACGGGGCGGAGTCCGTCCTCGTCGCCGACATCGCCGGCCCGCTCGCGCCCTTCGCGCAGGGGCCGGAAGGGCGTATCGCCGCGATCGGCGGGATCCGCCCCGAGCCGCCGCGCTCGTACGACCAGAACGACCTGCTGCTGCTGCAGGGCGCGTGGCCCCTGCGCTCGGCGGAGGTGCTCACCCACGGAAGGGATCTCGCCGTCGGCGAGACGACCTCGAGCGATCAGCACCCGCCGCGCGGCGGCGGCGCGCTGCCGCTCGCGTTCACGAGCGACGGCGGCCTGCTGTTCGGTTACGGCCTGCACGGCGTCACGCGCGCCGCGCGGTTCGATCTCGCCAGTGGCCGCCTCGACGACCTGACCGGGCCGGAGGACGACGTGGTGTGCGGCTCCGCGAGCGCGGACGGCTCGCGACTGGCGCTGACCGTCGGCGGGCACCGGACGCCCGGCGACCTCGTCGTGGTGGATGTGAGCACGCGCCGGCGGACGGTGCTCCACCGGCCGAACGAGGAACTCATGGCCGGGGCGAACCTCGGCGAGGTCGAGGAGTTCTGGTGCGAGTCCTTCGACGGCCGCCGCGTGCAGGGATGGATCGTGAAGCCGCCGGGCTTCGATCCGGCGAAGAAGTATCCGCTCGTGCTCGAGATTCACGGCGGACCGCACGCGGCGTACGGCAACGCGTTCTTCCACGAGTTCCGCGTGCTGGCGGCCGCGGGATACGTCGTCGTCTACATGAACCCGCGCGGCAGCACGACCTACGGACAGGCGTTCGCGGATTGCATTCAGTACGCGTACCCCGGCGACGACTTCCACGACCTGATGGCGGCCGTGGACCACGTGCTGGCGCGCGGCTACGTGGACGAGTCGCGGCTGGGCGTCACGGGCGGAAGCGGCGGCGGTCTGCTCACCAACTGGATCGTCGCGCGCACGAACCGCTTCCGGGCGGCCGTGACGCAGCGTTGCGTCAGCGACTGGGCTTCGATGTACTACTCGAGCGACTTCGCGCTGCTGCGGCCGTTCTGGTTCCGGCGCGCGCCCTTCGAGGACCCGCTCGAGTACGCTCAGCGCTCGCCCGCGACGGACCTCGCGCGGGTCGAGACGCCGCTGATGGTGATCCACAGCGAGGAGGACTGGCGCACGCCGATCGCCCAGGGCGAGGTCATGTTCCGGGGCCTCAAGCAGCAGCGAAAGCCGGTCGTCATGGTGCGCTTCCCGGGCGAGAACCACGAGCTCTCGCGCAGCGGCGCGCCTTCGCGGCGCGTGCAGAACCAGCAGCACATCCGCCGCTGGTTCGACCGCTGGCTCAAGGACGTGCCCGCCCCCGAGTACGGCATCTGA